The following are from one region of the Candidatus Methylomirabilota bacterium genome:
- a CDS encoding efflux RND transporter permease subunit → MIERLIAFALRQRFIILALALLLTVMGVVSFRNLPIEAYPDVGDVRAEVITLWPGHAAEEVERLITIPLENELNGIARVTVIRSDTLFGLSNIRVVFADGTDDYWARQQARERISQAQLPADAKPGLGPLSSVIGEVYRYTLESKTMSLVDLKALQDWVLEREFRQVPGVADVVSWGGGTKQYEIIVDPARLRAYNLTLKQVIDAAAGANSNSGGGYIAQGEYRVTVRGLGLIQSIGDIENIVVSAQKGTPVRVRDIGTVAVGTAIRLGVLGRDHADDLVQGIVLMRKGENPDAVIQGVARKIEQLKKTLPAGVELRDYYSRDRLVKTTVTTVMRNLIEGAALVVVLLSLFLYNIRAALIVAVTIPLSLLFAFIFMDLRGIPANLLSLGAIDFGIIVDGAVIMTENIMRHLAEHKPEGRRLVREVQHAAIEVARPLTFAVLIIMTVYVPILTFQRIEGKLFRPMAVTISLAVIGALLLTLTLIPVLSSYLFRRVPSERESPLLAILRRPYVPAIRWCVRRPLVPILAAAGLLAVSLWTFTLLGKEFLPELDEGDLWVRVQFPVGVSLEGVRPYVREIRERLLRFPQVRVVVSQLGAPDDGTDPEAPDNAEFY, encoded by the coding sequence ATGATCGAACGGCTCATCGCGTTCGCGCTGCGCCAGCGCTTCATCATCCTCGCGCTGGCGCTCCTCCTGACGGTGATGGGCGTCGTCTCATTCCGAAATCTGCCCATCGAGGCTTACCCGGACGTCGGCGACGTCCGCGCCGAGGTCATCACGTTGTGGCCGGGGCACGCGGCCGAAGAGGTGGAGCGGCTCATCACGATTCCGCTGGAGAACGAGCTGAATGGCATTGCCCGCGTCACCGTCATCCGCTCGGACACCCTCTTCGGCTTGTCCAACATCCGCGTGGTCTTCGCGGACGGCACCGACGACTACTGGGCACGCCAGCAGGCGCGGGAGCGCATCTCCCAGGCCCAGCTGCCCGCCGACGCCAAGCCGGGCCTTGGCCCGCTCTCGAGCGTCATCGGCGAGGTCTACCGCTACACGCTCGAGTCCAAGACGATGTCGCTGGTCGACCTCAAGGCGCTCCAGGACTGGGTGCTCGAGCGCGAATTCAGGCAGGTGCCGGGAGTGGCGGACGTGGTGTCGTGGGGCGGCGGCACCAAGCAGTACGAGATCATCGTCGACCCGGCGAGACTCCGGGCCTATAACCTGACGCTCAAGCAGGTGATCGACGCCGCCGCGGGCGCCAACTCCAACTCTGGAGGCGGCTACATCGCCCAGGGCGAGTACAGGGTGACCGTCCGCGGCCTCGGCCTCATCCAGTCGATCGGGGACATCGAGAACATCGTCGTCAGCGCCCAGAAGGGCACACCCGTCCGCGTCCGCGACATCGGGACCGTCGCCGTCGGCACGGCCATCCGGCTCGGCGTGCTGGGCCGCGACCATGCCGACGACCTGGTCCAGGGCATCGTCCTCATGCGCAAGGGCGAGAACCCGGACGCCGTGATCCAGGGCGTCGCTCGAAAGATCGAGCAGCTCAAGAAGACGCTGCCTGCCGGGGTGGAGCTCCGCGACTACTACAGCCGGGACCGGCTCGTCAAAACGACCGTGACCACCGTCATGCGGAATCTGATCGAGGGAGCGGCCCTCGTCGTGGTCCTGCTTTCGCTCTTCCTCTACAACATCCGCGCCGCGCTCATCGTCGCCGTGACCATTCCGCTCTCGCTTCTCTTCGCCTTCATCTTCATGGACCTGCGCGGCATTCCGGCGAACCTGCTGTCGCTGGGCGCCATCGACTTCGGCATCATCGTGGACGGCGCGGTCATCATGACCGAAAACATCATGCGTCACCTCGCCGAGCACAAGCCCGAAGGCCGCCGTCTCGTCAGGGAGGTCCAGCACGCGGCAATCGAAGTCGCGCGGCCCCTGACGTTTGCCGTGCTCATCATCATGACGGTGTACGTCCCGATCCTCACGTTCCAGCGCATCGAGGGGAAGCTCTTCCGTCCCATGGCGGTCACGATCTCGCTGGCGGTCATCGGAGCGCTGCTCCTCACGCTGACCCTCATCCCAGTGCTCTCGAGCTATCTCTTCCGCCGGGTGCCCTCGGAGCGTGAAAGCCCGCTGCTGGCCATCCTCCGCCGGCCCTACGTGCCCGCCATCCGCTGGTGCGTACGCCGCCCGCTCGTTCCCATCCTGGCCGCCGCGGGACTGCTCGCGGTCTCGCTGTGGACCTTCACGCTCCTCGGCAAGGAGTTCCTCCCCGAGCTCGACGAGGGCGACCTCTGGGT
- a CDS encoding efflux RND transporter periplasmic adaptor subunit, producing the protein MRTASIVLLAAALAVGCKDAKSPQPGSTPAATADSPVKIVQPELRTRTAVLETTAKVQFNEEQLVRVNAPVTGRVIEVLARPGEVVEPGHPLFVLDSPDLGQAKSDYAKAVSDLARSEKAIKLAKELFEFKVIAEKDIREAENDYNKAVAERDRAAARLRTLGIRADQLKEVAERADASTTVTVRAPRGGVIVERNISPGQVVAYGQSDTPVSLFTIANLSSMWVLADVYEPDVPRVKLGQAVRVTLPCCPQDRYEGTVANIGAAVDKETRTLKVRAVVPNRGGSLKAEMFVKAALDTGSSQALTLPQSAIQRTDGQTFVLLAKEKGEYERRTVKTGADFDGVTEILEGVTPQDRVVSTGGVLLKRDAR; encoded by the coding sequence ATGCGAACCGCGTCCATCGTCCTGCTCGCAGCCGCCCTTGCCGTAGGGTGCAAGGATGCCAAGTCACCGCAGCCGGGCTCCACGCCAGCCGCCACCGCCGACAGCCCGGTCAAGATCGTCCAGCCGGAGCTCCGCACGCGCACCGCCGTCCTGGAAACGACGGCCAAAGTCCAGTTCAACGAGGAGCAACTCGTCCGAGTCAACGCGCCCGTCACAGGGCGCGTCATCGAGGTGCTGGCCCGGCCGGGCGAGGTTGTCGAGCCCGGGCATCCGCTCTTCGTGCTCGACAGTCCCGATCTGGGCCAGGCCAAGAGCGACTACGCAAAAGCTGTCTCCGATCTCGCGCGCTCCGAGAAGGCCATCAAGCTCGCGAAGGAGCTCTTCGAGTTCAAGGTCATCGCCGAAAAGGACATTCGCGAGGCGGAAAACGACTACAACAAGGCCGTCGCCGAACGCGACCGCGCCGCCGCCCGGCTCCGCACTCTCGGCATCAGGGCCGACCAGCTCAAGGAGGTCGCCGAACGCGCCGACGCCTCGACGACCGTGACGGTGAGGGCACCCAGGGGCGGCGTCATCGTCGAGCGCAACATCAGCCCGGGCCAGGTCGTGGCGTACGGGCAGTCCGACACGCCGGTCAGCCTCTTCACCATAGCCAATCTCTCGTCGATGTGGGTGCTGGCCGACGTCTACGAGCCGGACGTCCCCAGGGTGAAGCTCGGCCAGGCGGTGCGCGTCACTCTCCCCTGCTGTCCCCAAGATAGGTACGAGGGCACGGTCGCCAACATCGGGGCCGCCGTGGACAAGGAAACGCGCACGCTCAAAGTCCGCGCCGTCGTGCCCAATCGCGGTGGCTCGCTCAAGGCCGAGATGTTCGTCAAGGCGGCCCTCGACACGGGCTCGTCGCAGGCGCTGACCCTGCCCCAGAGCGCCATCCAGCGGACCGACGGCCAGACCTTCGTCCTGCTCGCCAAGGAAAAAGGCGAGTACGAGCGGCGCACGGTCAAGACAGGTGCGGACTTCGACGGCGTCACCGAGATCCTGGAGGGCGTGACGCCGCAGGATCGCGTGGTCAGCACCGGCGGAGTCCTCCTCAAGCGCGACGCGCGATGA
- a CDS encoding TolC family protein, whose protein sequence is MVRIIAITCCLAVLGVPGRASAQSPLSRLTLEEAVSLATTANPNVRAKEFEVQAVGANEITAALRPNPTSNFLAEQFGPGSAHQTQYTFNVGQPIELGGKRQRRVDSAKAATKVTGYELAELRRQIVFQVRRTFTDILVARDSLALAEQNLANLDDLEKLQRIRAEKGDLSGLDLLRIQVQRFAFERDAADARQAVKAGKIALRALLGVDKVAEEYEVTGSLDVPEASYSQSNLYRRALDARPDVRAAEAARDKAKADINLAKANAWWDITPQIEYQRIGPDNTIGFGFGLPIKLFDRNQGEIARTRADALRVDAVRDAVTVQALSEVDTALAAVQSQQGKVRALRDTYLPKATQARDTVEFAYRRGGVSLLDYLDAQRTYRETALEYVRALGNYRAAVYLLEATVGGFLDK, encoded by the coding sequence ATGGTCAGGATTATTGCTATCACGTGTTGTCTGGCGGTCTTGGGCGTCCCCGGCCGGGCCTCGGCCCAGTCGCCGCTTTCCAGGTTGACGCTGGAGGAGGCGGTAAGCCTTGCGACCACTGCCAACCCCAACGTGAGGGCCAAGGAGTTCGAGGTCCAGGCCGTCGGGGCCAACGAGATTACCGCCGCGCTCCGGCCGAACCCGACCTCGAACTTCCTCGCCGAGCAGTTCGGCCCAGGAAGCGCGCACCAGACCCAGTACACGTTCAACGTGGGCCAGCCGATCGAGCTTGGCGGCAAGCGGCAGCGTCGCGTCGACAGCGCCAAGGCGGCGACCAAGGTTACCGGGTACGAGCTGGCCGAACTTAGGCGCCAGATCGTCTTCCAGGTCAGGAGGACCTTCACGGATATCTTGGTGGCCAGGGACTCGCTCGCCCTGGCCGAGCAGAATCTGGCAAACCTCGACGACCTCGAGAAGCTCCAGCGCATCCGGGCCGAAAAGGGCGACCTCTCCGGCCTGGATTTGCTCCGGATCCAGGTCCAGCGCTTCGCCTTCGAGCGCGACGCGGCCGATGCTCGGCAGGCCGTGAAGGCGGGCAAGATCGCGCTCAGGGCCCTGCTGGGCGTCGACAAGGTCGCCGAGGAATACGAGGTCACGGGCTCCCTCGACGTTCCGGAGGCGTCCTACAGCCAGTCGAACCTGTACCGGCGGGCTCTCGATGCTCGGCCGGATGTCCGGGCGGCCGAGGCGGCACGCGACAAGGCCAAGGCGGACATCAACCTGGCTAAGGCCAATGCGTGGTGGGACATCACCCCTCAGATCGAGTACCAGCGGATCGGCCCCGACAACACGATCGGCTTCGGCTTCGGCCTGCCGATCAAGCTCTTCGACCGGAACCAGGGCGAGATCGCCCGCACCCGGGCGGACGCTCTCCGAGTGGATGCCGTGCGGGATGCCGTGACTGTCCAGGCTCTCTCCGAGGTGGACACGGCTCTTGCCGCCGTCCAGTCCCAGCAGGGCAAGGTCCGGGCGCTGCGGGACACCTACCTGCCCAAGGCGACCCAGGCGCGGGACACGGTCGAGTTCGCCTACCGGCGCGGTGGCGTGAGCCTGCTCGACTACCTCGACGCCCAGCGCACCTATCGAGAGACCGCGCTCGAGTACGTGCGCGCCCTCGGGAATTACCGCGCTGCGGTCTACCTACTCGAAGCCACCGTCGGCGGGTTCCTGGACAAGTAA
- a CDS encoding carbohydrate porin: MAVALGALTAFASGGAPAAADDLRRASWIDNWLAQPQLTGNWFGARDALAGWGITPSIRYATDVQGSVLGGRRRGTAYAGELLVDVGLDLKKLAGLTGLTFHVSGDWASGTNLSNDIGNVFDVAQYFEGRGVRLYTLFFQESLFDGRLDIKVGRFGTGDDFLTTPADLSLVNGALNPMILAIQANVPSVTDEPHSTWGGRVSVWPTATLSLSAGAYYSDPTFDELRTNGTEFAISDRNGYFVIGEAAYYVNDGKFAAGLPGRYRVGGYYDSNHYTSLSNPSQGETGNYGFYFLGEQMVYREGKAGGAQGLSLFWGLVYAPLQRINTLPWFGSAALSYRGLIPGRDKDTAAFALYYGGFSRDLPGQTYELVLEWTYAIALTRWLTIQPDVQYVINPGGRSSVGNAVVVGAQLAVEF; the protein is encoded by the coding sequence GTGGCGGTCGCGCTCGGAGCCCTGACCGCGTTTGCCTCCGGCGGAGCACCCGCTGCGGCGGATGATCTCCGGCGCGCATCGTGGATAGACAACTGGCTCGCCCAGCCGCAGCTGACGGGAAACTGGTTCGGCGCCCGCGACGCCCTCGCCGGATGGGGCATCACGCCGAGCATCCGCTACGCGACGGACGTGCAGGGCAGCGTGCTCGGAGGGCGGCGGCGCGGCACGGCGTACGCGGGCGAGCTCTTGGTCGACGTCGGCCTCGACCTGAAGAAGCTGGCCGGCCTCACGGGTCTGACGTTTCACGTCTCGGGCGACTGGGCCTCGGGGACGAACCTCTCCAATGACATCGGCAATGTATTCGACGTGGCGCAGTATTTCGAAGGGAGGGGAGTCCGCCTCTACACCCTCTTCTTCCAGGAGTCGCTTTTCGACGGGCGCCTCGACATCAAGGTTGGACGCTTCGGCACCGGCGATGACTTTCTTACCACCCCGGCCGACCTGAGCCTGGTCAACGGGGCGTTGAACCCCATGATTTTAGCCATCCAGGCCAACGTACCCAGCGTTACGGACGAGCCCCATTCCACATGGGGCGGACGTGTGAGCGTGTGGCCGACGGCCACGCTGTCACTGTCGGCGGGCGCCTACTACTCGGATCCGACGTTTGACGAGCTCAGGACCAACGGCACCGAGTTCGCGATCAGCGACAGAAACGGCTACTTCGTCATCGGAGAGGCCGCCTACTACGTCAATGACGGCAAGTTCGCGGCCGGCCTTCCCGGGCGTTACCGTGTGGGCGGGTATTACGACTCGAACCATTACACCTCCCTCAGCAACCCGAGCCAGGGGGAGACGGGGAACTATGGATTCTACTTCCTCGGCGAGCAGATGGTGTACCGCGAGGGCAAGGCCGGCGGCGCCCAGGGCCTGTCCCTCTTCTGGGGTCTTGTCTACGCCCCGCTTCAGCGCATCAACACGCTTCCGTGGTTCGGGTCGGCCGCCCTGAGCTATCGTGGGCTCATCCCGGGGCGCGACAAGGACACGGCGGCCTTCGCGCTCTACTACGGCGGCTTCAGCCGGGACCTGCCGGGACAGACCTACGAGCTGGTCCTCGAGTGGACGTACGCCATCGCTCTCACGCGGTGGCTGACCATCCAGCCGGACGTGCAGTACGTCATCAACCCCGGCGGCCGATCGAGTGTCGGGAACGCCGTCGTGGTCGGGGCGCAGCTCGCGGTCGAGTTCTGA
- a CDS encoding TIGR03067 domain-containing protein: MRLRFLMAVIAVGLAAGASSAAADANDAQRLRGVWIAVSAERNGGAADDLKGHQLTFSGDRFTIRSKGKLLYQGTFRVDPSKKPATIDFTHARGEAKGKAWLGVYRLDGDVLKICDNADDLAKGRPAAFATEPGSGRVLVNFNRERR; the protein is encoded by the coding sequence ATGCGACTCCGGTTCCTGATGGCCGTGATAGCCGTGGGGTTGGCGGCAGGCGCTTCGAGCGCGGCTGCCGACGCAAACGACGCGCAGCGTCTCCGGGGGGTCTGGATAGCCGTGTCAGCCGAGCGGAACGGCGGGGCGGCCGACGATCTCAAGGGGCATCAGCTGACCTTTTCAGGCGATCGCTTCACGATCCGCTCCAAGGGCAAGCTCCTCTACCAGGGGACCTTTCGGGTCGATCCCTCCAAGAAGCCGGCCACGATCGACTTCACGCATGCGAGGGGCGAGGCGAAGGGGAAGGCCTGGCTGGGCGTCTATCGGCTGGATGGGGATGTCTTGAAGATCTGTGACAACGCGGACGATCTCGCAAAGGGACGGCCGGCGGCCTTCGCCACCGAGCCCGGCTCCGGCCGGGTGCTTGTCAATTTCAACCGCGAGAGGCGCTGA